AGCAACAGATATATTCGATTTAGAAAAAGTTGAAGATATAAAAAAATACTTATAGAAAAACAAGTGAAAAAGCTATGAGGAAATTCATAACTTTTTCACTTGTTCTTTTGTAATCAACTTTATATAAAATTAATGACCATTATTTACTGGGGAATGATCAATTGCTTCAAAAGCGTATATTCAAGAAATTTTATTTTATTGTTAAATTTAATTAGATTTAGAATCCTTTTTAACTTAAATTTAACTACCTACAAGTCAGTGATTTCAGTAAATTTTTAAATATTGATCTCATTTACTTAATTAAATTCTAATTAAATTCTAATTAAATTCTTGCCATAATAAAGCGATCATTTACTGAGTTACTGTTTAAAATAACTACTGAATTGCAACATATAAATAGCAATGCACTTTGCCATCTTTCGTATATTCACTTGGAACAGTGCTCTCAAAATCTGCTGTAAAGGTTCTATGTATATCGCCCGATTTTTGCTCAGACCATACCTTTTCCCATGCCTTTCTCGTACAAACACTTATTTCTCCATTTCCATCTTTTTCATCGTATTTTTTATAAAAGCCTTTACTTACTTCTGTATCCATCTTTTGAAAGAAGTCTGTTGTTACAGCCATTATTGTTAGATCATAATCTCCATTTTCATCACTGGAATAATTACTGTATTTTGAAATTGGAGAAATACCCTGTTGAAATACATGTTCACTATCAAAAATAATAGGTAGTTTTCCACTTGTAATATCATTCCAAATATCACCAATATTATTCATTCCTTCTTTGGAATTATTCGTTCTTATTGTTATTTCATTTAATTTATATGCCATACTCTTACTCCTCCTTTAAAACGATAAAATGGTGCCACCC
This window of the Clostridium estertheticum genome carries:
- a CDS encoding AraC family transcriptional regulator; its protein translation is MAYKLNEITIRTNNSKEGMNNIGDIWNDITSGKLPIIFDSEHVFQQGISPISKYSNYSSDENGDYDLTIMAVTTDFFQKMDTEVSKGFYKKYDEKDGNGEISVCTRKAWEKVWSEQKSGDIHRTFTADFESTVPSEYTKDGKVHCYLYVAIQ